A section of the Thermodesulfobacteriota bacterium genome encodes:
- the dnaK gene encoding molecular chaperone DnaK, which yields MGKVIGIDLGTTNSCVAIMEGGDPKVITNAEGSRTTPSMVAFTDSGERLIGQIAKRQAITNPENTVFAVKRLIGRKYDSKEVQMDIPNLPYKISKGTNGDAEVNIRGKDYSSAEISAMILQKMKQTAEDYLGEKVTEAVITTPAYFNDSQRQATKDAGRIAGLNVLRIINEPTAASLAYGLDKKKDEKIAVFDLGGGTYDISILEIGDGVFEVKATNGDTHLGGEDFDRRIIDYLAAEFKKDQGIDLRQDKMALQRLKEAAEKAKHELSTSTETDVNLPFITADASGPKHLNIKLTRAKLEQLVDDLIEKVVPPCMTALKDAGLKPSDIDEAILVGGMTRMPKVQQKVREIFGKEPHKGVNPDEVVAVGAAIQAGVLKGEVKDVLLLDVTPLSLGIETLGGIFTKLIEKNTTIPTKKSQIFSTAEDNQPAVSIHVLQGEREMAQYNKTLGRFELLGIPPAPRGMPQIEVTFDIDANGIVHVSAKDLGTGKEQSIKITASSGLTEEEIKNMIKEAEVHSEEDKKKKELAEARNQADTLIYTTEKTLKEHGDSVDAAERQNIEDAIAKVKREMEGSHTDAIKNACEELGKASHKLAESMYAKASQAAGAGSSKTQTDEDTGKPSDEDVVDADFEEVKDDK from the coding sequence ATGGGCAAAGTAATAGGGATTGATTTAGGGACCACCAATTCCTGTGTAGCTATCATGGAGGGTGGAGACCCTAAAGTTATTACCAATGCAGAAGGTAGTAGAACAACACCATCTATGGTCGCATTTACAGACAGTGGGGAGAGGTTGATTGGGCAAATAGCCAAGAGACAGGCAATAACCAACCCTGAAAACACTGTGTTTGCTGTCAAGAGGCTTATTGGCAGGAAATATGATTCAAAAGAAGTCCAGATGGACATACCCAATCTTCCGTATAAGATTTCGAAAGGAACGAATGGAGATGCCGAGGTTAATATAAGGGGTAAAGACTATAGTTCAGCAGAGATCTCCGCAATGATCTTACAGAAGATGAAGCAGACTGCAGAGGACTATCTTGGTGAAAAGGTCACTGAGGCAGTAATTACTACCCCGGCATATTTTAACGACAGTCAACGCCAGGCTACAAAGGATGCTGGAAGGATTGCAGGATTAAACGTTTTGAGGATAATAAACGAACCAACCGCAGCATCTTTAGCTTATGGTCTTGACAAAAAGAAGGATGAAAAGATTGCTGTATTTGATCTGGGGGGAGGAACCTACGACATATCAATCCTGGAGATTGGAGATGGTGTCTTTGAAGTAAAGGCGACCAACGGTGATACCCACCTGGGTGGAGAAGACTTTGACCGCAGAATTATTGACTACTTAGCTGCCGAGTTTAAGAAAGATCAGGGGATCGATCTGAGACAGGACAAGATGGCACTGCAAAGACTGAAAGAGGCAGCAGAAAAGGCAAAGCATGAACTATCCACATCCACAGAGACAGATGTTAACTTACCCTTTATAACAGCAGATGCCAGCGGGCCTAAGCATCTTAATATTAAACTTACAAGGGCAAAACTGGAGCAATTAGTGGACGACTTGATTGAGAAGGTAGTGCCCCCATGTATGACCGCATTGAAAGACGCTGGACTAAAACCCTCTGACATCGATGAGGCTATTCTTGTGGGTGGAATGACCAGGATGCCAAAGGTTCAGCAAAAGGTAAGAGAGATATTTGGCAAAGAACCTCATAAGGGTGTAAATCCGGATGAAGTAGTTGCTGTTGGTGCAGCAATACAGGCTGGTGTTCTTAAAGGTGAGGTGAAAGATGTGCTCCTGCTTGATGTTACACCTCTTTCCCTGGGTATCGAAACGCTGGGAGGCATATTCACTAAACTCATTGAGAAAAACACTACCATCCCTACCAAAAAGAGTCAGATATTCTCTACGGCAGAAGATAACCAACCTGCAGTGAGTATCCATGTATTGCAAGGGGAGCGTGAAATGGCTCAGTACAACAAGACGCTTGGCAGGTTTGAGTTGCTTGGAATCCCCCCTGCCCCCAGAGGAATGCCCCAGATAGAGGTAACCTTTGATATCGACGCTAACGGAATCGTCCATGTATCTGCCAAGGACTTGGGAACCGGCAAAGAGCAGTCCATAAAGATCACTGCCTCTAGTGGACTTACTGAAGAGGAAATTAAAAACATGATAAAAGAGGCAGAAGTACATTCCGAGGAAGACAAGAAAAAGAAGGAATTAGCAGAAGCCCGAAATCAGGCTGATACCCTTATTTATACTACAGAAAAAACCCTGAAAGAGCACGGAGACAGTGTTGATGCAGCTGAAAGACAAAACATAGAGGACGCTATCGCAAAAGTGAAGAGAGAGATGGAAGGTTCGCATACAGATGCCATCAAAAATGCCTGCGAAGAACTAGGCAAAGCATCCCATAAATTGGCAGAAAGTATGTATGCCAAGGCATCTCAAGCCGCAGGCGCTGGTTCCTCAAAAACACAGACTGATGAAGATACGGGGAAACCCTCAGATGAAGATGTGGTCGATGCCGACTTTGAAGAGGTAAAGGACGATAAATAA
- a CDS encoding valine--tRNA ligase, producing the protein MAVKVLEKGYDPAKVEDKWSSYWINNGNFKADVNGTKETFSIVIPPPNVTGSLHMGHALNNTLQDILARFKRMDGFNVLWMPGTDHAGIATQNVVEKNLAQKGISRHTLGRDKFIEHIWKWRKEFGGIIINQLKKLGASCDWSRERFTMDEGLSKAVREVFVELYHEKLIYRGDYIINWCPRCQTALSDLEVEHEETEGYLYYLKYPLCNSRKFIVVATTRPETMLGDTAVAVNPNDERHKKLIGKRAVLPVMGREIPVIADEYVNKDFGTGAVKVTPAHDVNDFEMGLRHNLEAIKVMDVDGRMNENAGPYKGLDRFKCRKEIIEEFQKNGVLKKREKYSHNIGHCYRCKMVIEPTLSKQWFVKVKPLAEPAIKAVKDGSIRIIPASWEKTYFEWMNNIKDWCISRQIWWGHRIPAWYCNDCGGVIVSKENPTRCSKCLSSDISQETDVLDTWFSSALWPFSTMGWPEHTKELELFYPTSVLVTGFDILFFWVARMIMMGIKFMGEVPFNDVYIHALVRDIEGKKMSKSKGNVIDPLVIIEKYGADAFRFTLAAFAAQGRDVKLSEERIGGYRNFANKIWNASRFSLMNMEEYDECLLDKNGIEYTLSDRWILSRLNRTIEQVRDALENYKFNEGAHFLYQFIWHEFCDWYIELIKYYLYQKDDTKLKLNTQYVLLGVLKKVLCLLHPFMPFITEEIWSKLPDSKGSINVYQYPKSDSNLIDEKAEAEMNLIIDIVGNIRNIRGEMNIPPVTQVEAFLYTEDQETCKKLERNKNHIENLARIGTLSISSRKKEYKSSATSVVDKVEIFLPLKGIIDFYEEEKRLRKESDKIEKKLMLLNKKLSNEDFLSKAPSHVIENERIENIKLIEKKRKFEEGIQRMQELQREI; encoded by the coding sequence ATGGCTGTGAAAGTATTGGAAAAAGGTTATGACCCTGCTAAAGTTGAGGACAAATGGTCTAGCTATTGGATTAACAATGGTAACTTCAAGGCTGATGTAAATGGTACAAAGGAGACTTTCTCCATTGTTATTCCTCCCCCAAATGTTACTGGTTCTCTCCATATGGGTCATGCTCTGAATAATACCTTACAGGATATCCTGGCTCGGTTTAAAAGGATGGACGGGTTTAATGTGCTGTGGATGCCGGGAACAGACCATGCAGGAATTGCTACTCAAAATGTTGTGGAGAAGAATCTAGCCCAAAAAGGGATCAGCCGCCATACATTAGGGAGAGATAAGTTTATCGAACATATATGGAAATGGCGCAAAGAGTTTGGGGGAATAATTATAAATCAGCTTAAAAAATTGGGGGCTTCCTGTGATTGGAGCAGGGAACGATTTACTATGGATGAAGGACTATCAAAGGCTGTTAGAGAGGTCTTTGTGGAACTTTACCATGAAAAATTGATTTATCGTGGCGATTATATCATCAACTGGTGTCCCAGATGTCAGACTGCCCTGTCAGATTTGGAAGTTGAACATGAAGAGACTGAGGGGTATCTGTATTATCTTAAGTATCCCCTTTGTAATAGCAGGAAATTCATCGTAGTTGCGACCACCCGCCCGGAGACTATGTTGGGTGATACTGCGGTAGCTGTAAATCCAAATGATGAACGACACAAAAAACTGATTGGAAAGAGGGCTGTTTTGCCTGTAATGGGAAGGGAGATTCCTGTAATAGCAGATGAGTATGTTAACAAAGACTTTGGAACAGGAGCAGTAAAGGTTACTCCAGCCCATGATGTAAATGACTTTGAGATGGGGTTAAGGCATAATCTGGAAGCGATTAAGGTTATGGATGTAGATGGCAGGATGAATGAGAATGCCGGTCCATACAAAGGTCTTGATAGGTTTAAGTGCAGGAAGGAAATAATCGAAGAATTTCAAAAAAACGGGGTGTTAAAAAAGAGAGAAAAGTATTCTCATAATATAGGGCACTGTTACAGGTGTAAGATGGTCATAGAACCTACCTTATCCAAGCAGTGGTTTGTAAAAGTAAAACCTCTGGCAGAGCCGGCTATCAAAGCTGTTAAAGATGGTAGTATCAGGATTATACCTGCATCCTGGGAGAAAACCTACTTTGAATGGATGAACAATATCAAAGACTGGTGTATTTCTCGCCAGATATGGTGGGGTCATAGAATACCAGCATGGTACTGCAACGATTGCGGGGGGGTTATTGTATCGAAAGAAAACCCCACCCGGTGTTCTAAATGTCTGAGTTCTGACATCAGCCAGGAAACGGATGTCCTGGACACATGGTTCAGCTCAGCCCTGTGGCCTTTTTCTACCATGGGCTGGCCTGAACATACAAAGGAGCTTGAACTGTTTTACCCAACATCTGTTTTGGTGACGGGTTTCGACATTCTATTCTTTTGGGTTGCCAGAATGATAATGATGGGGATAAAATTTATGGGTGAAGTCCCTTTTAATGATGTATATATCCATGCCCTGGTTCGAGACATCGAGGGCAAGAAGATGAGCAAGTCTAAAGGAAACGTTATTGACCCGTTGGTAATCATAGAAAAATATGGAGCGGATGCTTTCCGTTTTACTCTAGCGGCATTTGCTGCACAGGGAAGGGATGTTAAGCTTTCAGAAGAGAGGATCGGTGGTTATCGCAACTTTGCAAATAAAATATGGAATGCCTCAAGGTTCTCCCTGATGAACATGGAAGAATATGATGAATGCCTTCTAGATAAGAATGGGATTGAATATACCCTGAGCGACAGATGGATACTATCCCGATTGAACAGGACTATTGAACAGGTAAGAGATGCTTTAGAAAACTACAAGTTCAATGAGGGTGCCCATTTCTTGTACCAATTTATATGGCATGAATTCTGCGATTGGTATATTGAACTCATCAAATATTACCTGTACCAGAAGGATGACACGAAGCTTAAACTAAACACTCAATATGTTCTATTAGGGGTACTTAAAAAGGTATTGTGCCTGCTCCATCCTTTTATGCCTTTTATAACAGAAGAGATCTGGAGCAAATTACCGGATAGTAAAGGGAGCATTAATGTATACCAATATCCAAAATCAGATTCTAACCTTATAGATGAGAAGGCAGAAGCTGAGATGAATCTCATTATAGACATTGTGGGAAATATAAGGAATATCAGAGGAGAGATGAACATACCGCCTGTCACACAGGTTGAGGCATTTCTTTATACTGAAGATCAGGAGACATGCAAGAAACTTGAAAGGAATAAAAACCACATTGAAAATCTGGCAAGGATAGGTACCCTTTCTATCTCTTCCAGGAAAAAAGAATATAAATCTTCTGCTACATCTGTAGTAGATAAGGTGGAAATATTCCTCCCCCTTAAGGGGATAATTGACTTTTATGAGGAGGAGAAAAGATTGAGAAAAGAGAGTGATAAGATTGAGAAAAAACTCATGCTCTTGAATAAAAAGCTGTCCAATGAGGATTTTCTTAGCAAGGCACCTTCTCATGTAATAGAGAACGAACGGATTGAAAATATAAAGTTGATTGAAAAAAAGAGAAAATTTGAGGAAGGAATACAGAGGATGCAAGAGTTGCAAAGAGAGATATGA
- a CDS encoding CHAT domain-containing protein, which produces MNISASLLFKRLIRLIPVALIVLLLPSCATKMSVEEAKRVAVSISPVSGFVPPPRRIDDITAILNQPGQFDTKVTERLIAQANATPPEKADGNFYLRRGFAALQLGWARQALEDLREAQRLSEAAGISNARIHRHLAWVERTIGNFSRAVELLEDAAKIDDHPSTYSGLVETYIQMGDIEKAEKTAGNGKIFCATSPKRRNSQFVLWCDIETAAMEADLLEARAKYSEAEKSIRQRLSLMQATENKYPGLLINIRLQLAGNLLRQERFTEAEIEARKALKESLGLGGKDALLTTKVIATIASILRAQGRLPEAEKLASLVVHAMESSGISSESRNMNNSRMLLGTVLSAQGNFTAAMKQYEVALKGVNEDEYLYKRYFMGSPDFILSLLMTGQHEMALKIVTNTYTRAVQRLGETHYITAERLALRGMAHYRMKHLREAERDFSMATNRLLEFQMDKADFSRARRLKIILDDYINLLGEIHGSPVEKELGIDAAGTAFRIAEASRSHTVQRALAASSARSAETNPELNDLIRREQDARKQIEVMESTVLDLIAAPSQEQKPEIIKDLQTKINSLNKATAALQEEIKKRFPRYSDFVNPRVATWAVTQQNLRYGEALISIYSTNMKTYVWAIPHNGHMSFLVSPFGKKEIGEIVVSLRKSLDPSPVTVGEIPDFNIDLAYDLYHKLLKPTENGWKDASDILIVTNSPMDQIPLSVLPTAPAKLESDRDLLFSKYRRVPWFIRKASITILPSVSSLITLRTLPAGDPNRRAFVGFGDPVFNVEQLAQSQERKKSLDTTSVAKRGTVTQIRGVRITEKGGLDNSDITTIQLGKLSRLPDTAEEIRSIAQTVGADPDRDIFFGKDASENRVKTMNLSDRKIISFATHALVPGDLDGLEQPALALSSPFVTGDNEDGLLTMGEIMKLKLNADWVILSACDTAAGEGNGSEALSGLGRAFFYAGTRAIIASMYPVETTSARKLITAAFRYQKEDNTISRARALQKAMINLIDKENLVDDATGKIVASYAHPLYWAPFIIVGDGSGR; this is translated from the coding sequence ATGAATATATCGGCTTCCTTACTTTTTAAGCGTCTTATTCGTCTTATTCCTGTCGCTCTGATAGTATTACTACTTCCATCATGTGCGACCAAGATGTCCGTTGAAGAAGCGAAGAGAGTAGCCGTTTCTATAAGTCCTGTTTCAGGCTTTGTGCCTCCCCCGAGGAGGATAGATGACATCACTGCAATTCTGAACCAGCCAGGACAGTTTGACACAAAAGTAACAGAACGATTAATAGCCCAGGCCAATGCCACCCCACCCGAAAAAGCAGACGGTAACTTCTATCTCAGGAGGGGTTTTGCTGCCTTACAGCTTGGCTGGGCCAGGCAAGCACTTGAAGATCTGCGTGAGGCACAACGTCTTTCAGAGGCTGCCGGAATTAGTAACGCTCGAATTCACCGTCATCTCGCCTGGGTGGAGAGAACCATCGGAAATTTCAGCCGTGCTGTAGAGTTGCTTGAAGATGCCGCTAAAATTGACGATCACCCTTCTACATATTCAGGATTGGTAGAGACATACATCCAGATGGGAGATATAGAAAAAGCTGAAAAGACCGCAGGCAATGGAAAGATTTTCTGTGCCACCTCTCCGAAGCGGCGCAATTCCCAGTTCGTTTTATGGTGCGACATTGAAACAGCGGCTATGGAAGCTGATCTCCTGGAAGCCCGTGCAAAGTATAGTGAGGCAGAGAAGTCTATTCGCCAGCGACTCAGTCTCATGCAGGCCACGGAGAACAAATATCCTGGATTGCTCATCAACATCAGGCTACAGCTTGCAGGAAATTTATTGAGGCAGGAACGTTTCACAGAAGCAGAAATCGAGGCTCGAAAAGCCCTGAAGGAATCCCTGGGGCTCGGGGGGAAAGACGCTCTGTTAACAACAAAAGTAATCGCCACAATTGCCAGCATCCTGAGGGCTCAGGGCAGGCTCCCGGAGGCAGAAAAACTGGCTTCACTGGTAGTTCATGCCATGGAATCCTCCGGGATATCCAGCGAATCCAGAAATATGAACAACTCACGAATGCTGCTTGGCACTGTGCTTTCGGCTCAGGGTAACTTCACCGCTGCGATGAAGCAATACGAAGTCGCCCTCAAAGGGGTAAATGAAGATGAGTATCTTTATAAAAGATACTTCATGGGGAGTCCCGATTTTATTCTCTCACTTCTGATGACTGGACAGCACGAAATGGCACTAAAAATAGTAACCAACACCTACACCAGAGCTGTACAGAGATTAGGAGAAACGCATTACATAACCGCTGAGAGGCTGGCACTCCGGGGAATGGCTCACTACCGGATGAAACACCTCAGGGAGGCGGAGAGGGATTTTTCCATGGCGACGAACAGACTGCTTGAGTTTCAGATGGACAAGGCAGACTTTTCGAGGGCACGGAGGCTGAAGATAATCCTGGATGATTATATCAATCTGCTGGGTGAAATTCACGGCTCACCGGTAGAAAAAGAACTGGGTATCGACGCTGCGGGAACCGCATTCAGGATAGCCGAGGCATCACGGAGTCATACAGTCCAGCGTGCCCTGGCAGCGAGCAGCGCACGGTCGGCAGAAACAAATCCAGAATTGAATGACCTGATACGCCGTGAGCAGGATGCCCGGAAACAAATAGAGGTCATGGAGTCAACCGTCCTCGACCTTATAGCCGCACCATCTCAGGAACAAAAGCCGGAAATCATCAAGGATTTGCAAACAAAGATAAACAGCCTGAACAAAGCTACTGCTGCCCTGCAGGAGGAAATTAAAAAACGCTTTCCGAGATACTCGGATTTCGTGAATCCACGGGTAGCAACATGGGCTGTGACACAGCAGAATCTGCGCTATGGTGAGGCATTGATCTCCATCTATTCCACTAACATGAAAACGTATGTCTGGGCTATCCCCCACAATGGACACATGTCATTTCTTGTTTCCCCCTTCGGGAAAAAGGAAATCGGAGAGATTGTTGTCAGCTTGAGGAAATCTCTTGATCCAAGCCCTGTTACCGTGGGTGAGATCCCGGATTTCAACATCGATTTGGCTTACGATCTTTACCACAAACTCCTGAAACCGACAGAAAATGGCTGGAAAGATGCCTCTGATATCCTGATTGTCACTAACAGTCCCATGGATCAAATTCCGTTATCAGTTCTCCCTACTGCTCCTGCAAAGCTTGAAAGCGACAGGGACCTTCTCTTCAGTAAATACCGCCGTGTGCCGTGGTTCATCCGAAAGGCTTCTATTACCATTCTGCCATCTGTTTCCTCTCTCATCACACTCAGGACTCTTCCAGCAGGCGATCCCAATCGCAGGGCTTTTGTTGGATTTGGCGATCCCGTTTTTAACGTGGAACAATTAGCTCAATCGCAGGAGAGAAAAAAGTCCCTTGACACCACTTCTGTGGCAAAAAGGGGAACCGTCACTCAGATTCGCGGTGTCCGGATCACAGAAAAGGGGGGACTGGACAACTCTGATATCACAACCATCCAGTTGGGTAAACTGAGTCGCCTTCCTGATACAGCAGAGGAGATCAGAAGCATTGCTCAGACGGTGGGAGCCGATCCTGACAGAGATATTTTTTTCGGAAAGGATGCCTCAGAAAATCGTGTAAAGACCATGAATCTTTCAGACAGAAAGATTATATCCTTCGCTACCCATGCCCTGGTGCCGGGGGATCTGGATGGACTGGAGCAACCGGCCCTGGCTCTTTCTTCTCCATTCGTTACGGGTGATAATGAGGACGGCCTGCTCACTATGGGCGAAATCATGAAGCTGAAATTGAATGCCGATTGGGTCATCCTTTCTGCATGTGACACCGCTGCAGGGGAAGGTAATGGCTCGGAAGCCCTTTCCGGCCTTGGAAGGGCATTTTTCTACGCTGGTACGAGAGCGATTATCGCCAGCATGTACCCTGTTGAAACGACATCTGCAAGGAAGCTGATCACTGCTGCTTTCCGGTATCAGAAAGAGGATAATACAATTTCACGGGCGAGAGCTTTGCAGAAGGCCATGATAAACCTGATAGACAAAGAAAATTTAGTGGATGATGCCACCGGTAAAATCGTTGCAAGTTACGCTCACCCTCTCTACTGGGCACCTTTTATTATCGTTGGAGATGGAAGTGGAAGATAG
- the nadC gene encoding carboxylating nicotinate-nucleotide diphosphorylase: protein MFEINSLIKVALDEDIGSGDFTTSSIIAPGIKGNAQIIAKEDLILAGIDIFCSVFTFLDSRAKSNNFFKDGDFVKNNSTIAEISCDVVDLLRGERVALNFLQRLSGIATLTRRYVDRVKGCNVKVLDTRKTTPGWRALEKYAVRVGGGVNHRGGLFDGILIKDNHIKVCGGIRQAVEKARANIPHTFKIEVEVKNLDEVKEALESGVEIIMLDNMDSVEMEKAVKVINKRAVVEASGGINLDNIRDVAETGVDLISVGALTHSARACDISMNIVEVNYHRLKPMA, encoded by the coding sequence ATGTTTGAGATTAACAGTTTAATAAAAGTAGCCCTTGATGAAGATATTGGGAGTGGAGACTTTACTACCTCTTCAATAATTGCCCCTGGTATAAAAGGGAATGCTCAGATAATTGCAAAAGAAGATTTGATTCTTGCTGGCATAGACATCTTCTGTAGTGTCTTCACATTCTTAGATTCCAGGGCAAAATCCAATAATTTTTTTAAAGATGGAGATTTTGTAAAGAATAACAGCACTATCGCTGAGATTTCATGTGACGTGGTTGATCTTCTTCGTGGGGAAAGGGTTGCCTTGAATTTTTTACAGCGTTTGTCAGGCATTGCCACTTTAACCCGCAGATATGTAGATAGGGTTAAGGGATGCAATGTTAAGGTTTTAGACACGCGAAAGACTACCCCTGGCTGGAGGGCTCTTGAAAAATATGCTGTAAGGGTAGGGGGAGGGGTCAATCACCGTGGCGGTCTATTTGACGGGATTTTAATAAAAGACAACCATATAAAGGTCTGTGGCGGAATCCGTCAGGCGGTTGAAAAAGCAAGGGCTAATATTCCCCATACCTTTAAGATTGAAGTAGAGGTCAAAAACCTTGATGAAGTGAAAGAAGCCCTTGAGTCTGGTGTTGAAATCATAATGCTGGACAATATGGATTCTGTGGAGATGGAAAAAGCGGTTAAAGTCATTAATAAGAGGGCTGTGGTGGAAGCATCGGGAGGAATAAATCTCGATAATATAAGAGATGTTGCAGAAACAGGGGTTGATCTCATATCGGTTGGGGCTCTCACCCACTCAGCCAGGGCTTGCGATATCAGTATGAACATTGTAGAAGTCAACTACCATCGGCTAAAGCCGATGGCTTGA
- the grpE gene encoding nucleotide exchange factor GrpE, with product MNKKEPGSKPKKGKKVEIDSDVTKKEGEVVEKIDAEKEKKKEDREEDLKLQLCVKEKEAAENFDRLLRTQAEFENYKKRMEKERADTIRFCNENLIRDLLPIVDNLEMALKHGENSSPDNSKSLIEGVEMVLNQFMKSLEKFGVTSFSSVGEKFDPNRHEAMMQVESDEYEASSVISEFQKGYFLNGRLLRPAKVTVTTSSLKQDTDKVNVANGDKTTTN from the coding sequence ATGAATAAAAAAGAACCAGGCAGTAAACCCAAAAAAGGCAAAAAAGTAGAGATAGACAGCGATGTCACAAAAAAGGAGGGAGAAGTTGTAGAGAAAATAGATGCGGAGAAAGAGAAAAAAAAGGAAGACCGAGAAGAAGATTTGAAGTTGCAACTCTGTGTTAAAGAGAAGGAGGCAGCAGAAAATTTCGACAGATTACTCCGAACACAAGCCGAATTTGAGAATTATAAAAAAAGGATGGAGAAAGAGAGGGCAGATACAATAAGGTTCTGTAATGAGAATCTTATAAGAGACCTTTTGCCTATAGTTGACAACCTGGAGATGGCATTAAAACATGGGGAAAATTCTAGTCCTGATAATTCAAAATCTCTGATTGAAGGGGTTGAGATGGTTTTAAACCAATTTATGAAGAGTTTAGAAAAATTTGGTGTTACCAGTTTTTCTTCTGTAGGAGAAAAATTTGACCCCAATCGGCATGAAGCAATGATGCAAGTTGAAAGCGATGAGTATGAGGCTAGTTCCGTCATTTCAGAGTTTCAGAAAGGCTATTTTTTAAATGGTAGGCTTCTTAGACCGGCAAAAGTTACAGTCACTACATCATCTTTAAAACAAGATACCGACAAGGTAAATGTAGCGAATGGGGATAAAACAACAACTAACTGA
- the hrcA gene encoding heat-inducible transcriptional repressor HrcA encodes MAETLLERSTNILHAVINEYILTGEPVGSRTISKKYKVDLSPASIRNIMADLEDMGLLFQPHTSAGRIPTDEGLRYYVDCILKVRKLTKQEKETIKSGYRPLNLEITDVMKETSLLLSKISRYTGIVLAPKFNNRIFKHIEFIKLKEKQILVVFVSKAGIIHNKVIEIEENLSQDELYKFTRYLNQILTDLTLREVREKIIDEMKKESNMYDRLLSRALKLSQKVFGNYPEDDIYIGGKCNIFDCPEFCDVEKMKTILRTFEEKNILIKLLDKAMEADGIQIFIGTESQFQEIEGCSIVISPYTWKDYAMGTLGVIGPTRMNYCDVVPIVDYTAKTVSKIMGTRY; translated from the coding sequence ATGGCTGAAACATTATTAGAGAGAAGCACAAACATCTTACACGCCGTAATTAATGAATACATTTTAACAGGTGAACCGGTAGGTTCTCGTACTATTTCAAAAAAATATAAGGTAGATCTGAGCCCTGCCTCTATAAGAAATATCATGGCAGATCTTGAAGACATGGGACTTTTGTTCCAACCTCATACATCAGCAGGCAGAATTCCCACAGATGAAGGGCTGCGTTACTACGTGGATTGTATTTTAAAAGTCAGAAAGCTTACCAAACAAGAAAAGGAGACCATTAAGAGTGGATACAGGCCTTTAAACTTAGAGATTACAGACGTCATGAAAGAGACTTCACTGCTTCTCTCCAAAATCTCCCGATATACAGGAATCGTTTTGGCTCCCAAATTCAATAACAGAATCTTTAAACACATAGAATTTATTAAATTAAAAGAAAAACAGATACTGGTTGTCTTTGTTTCAAAAGCAGGTATTATTCATAATAAGGTTATCGAAATAGAAGAAAATCTTTCTCAAGATGAGTTGTACAAGTTTACCCGATACCTGAATCAAATCTTGACCGATTTAACCTTAAGAGAAGTAAGGGAGAAGATCATCGATGAGATGAAAAAGGAAAGTAATATGTATGACCGGTTACTGTCAAGGGCTTTAAAACTGAGTCAGAAGGTTTTCGGCAACTACCCGGAGGATGACATCTATATAGGAGGAAAGTGCAATATCTTTGACTGTCCTGAATTTTGTGATGTAGAAAAGATGAAAACTATTCTACGTACTTTTGAAGAGAAGAACATCTTAATAAAGCTGTTAGATAAAGCAATGGAGGCAGATGGAATCCAGATTTTTATTGGCACAGAAAGTCAATTTCAGGAAATAGAGGGATGCAGTATAGTGATCTCTCCTTACACCTGGAAAGATTATGCGATGGGTACCCTTGGGGTAATTGGACCGACCAGGATGAACTATTGTGATGTCGTTCCAATAGTTGATTACACTGCTAAAACGGTCAGTAAAATAATGGGTACAAGATACTAA